The following are from one region of the Streptomyces decoyicus genome:
- the efeB gene encoding iron uptake transporter deferrochelatase/peroxidase subunit, with protein sequence MTQDDGTTTEDTKAAQTADGHAPSRRSLLGWGGAGLALGAVAAGGTAAALRTGGDAQPAGADATSRSAVPFHGRHQAGIATAVQDRLHFASFDVTTDDRAELIALLKEWTKAAARMTAGDAVGDGAVGGLAEAPPDDTGEALGLPPSRLTLTFGIGPTLFEKDGKDRFGIKARRPDALIDLPQFPGDNLDKTRSGGDLCVQACADDPQVAVHAIRNLARIGFGKVAIRWSQLGFGKTSSTTPDAQTPRNMFGFKDGTHNLAGTDTAALDKHVWVTDGDAKDKAGWMAGGSYLVARRIRMHIETWDRTSLQEQEDIFGRNKGEGAPVGKKHERDTPHLKSMLPTAHVRLAHPDSNGGVRILRRGYSFTDGTDGLGRLDAGLFFLAYQRDVRQGFVPLQKRLAADDALNEYIQHVGSAVFAVPPGVRNADDWWGRELFA encoded by the coding sequence ATGACGCAGGACGACGGCACGACAACCGAGGACACCAAGGCCGCGCAGACCGCCGACGGGCACGCCCCGTCCCGGCGTTCGCTGCTCGGCTGGGGAGGCGCGGGGCTGGCCCTGGGCGCGGTCGCGGCCGGCGGTACGGCGGCGGCGCTGCGCACCGGCGGCGACGCCCAGCCGGCCGGCGCGGACGCGACCTCGCGCTCCGCGGTCCCCTTCCACGGCAGGCACCAGGCGGGTATCGCCACCGCCGTCCAGGACCGGCTGCACTTCGCCTCGTTCGACGTCACCACCGATGACCGCGCCGAACTGATCGCGCTGCTCAAGGAGTGGACGAAGGCGGCGGCGCGGATGACGGCCGGCGACGCCGTCGGCGACGGTGCGGTCGGCGGGCTCGCGGAGGCCCCGCCGGACGACACCGGCGAGGCGCTCGGTCTGCCGCCGTCCCGGCTCACCCTGACCTTCGGCATCGGCCCGACGCTGTTCGAGAAGGACGGCAAGGACCGGTTCGGCATCAAGGCCCGGCGGCCCGACGCCCTGATCGACCTGCCGCAGTTCCCCGGCGACAACCTCGACAAGACCCGCAGCGGCGGCGATCTGTGCGTCCAGGCGTGTGCGGACGACCCGCAGGTGGCGGTGCACGCGATCCGCAACCTGGCGCGGATCGGCTTCGGCAAGGTCGCGATCCGCTGGTCGCAGCTGGGCTTCGGCAAGACGTCCTCGACGACGCCGGACGCCCAGACCCCGCGCAACATGTTCGGCTTCAAGGACGGCACCCACAACCTCGCGGGCACCGACACCGCCGCGCTCGACAAGCACGTCTGGGTCACCGACGGGGACGCGAAGGACAAGGCCGGCTGGATGGCCGGCGGCTCCTACCTCGTCGCGCGCCGGATCCGGATGCACATCGAGACCTGGGACCGCACCTCGCTCCAGGAGCAGGAGGACATCTTCGGCCGGAACAAGGGCGAGGGCGCACCGGTCGGCAAGAAGCACGAGCGGGACACCCCGCATCTGAAGTCGATGCTGCCGACCGCGCATGTCCGCCTCGCGCACCCCGACTCCAACGGCGGGGTGCGGATCCTGCGCCGCGGCTACTCCTTCACCGACGGTACGGACGGTCTGGGGCGGCTGGACGCGGGGCTGTTCTTCCTCGCCTACCAGCGGGACGTCCGCCAGGGCTTCGTCCCGCTCCAGAAGCGGCTGGCGGCCGACGACGCGCTCAACGAGTACATCCAGCACGTGGGTTCAGCGGTCTTCGCGGTGCCGCCGGGCGTCCGGAACGCGGACGACTGGTGGGGCCGGGAGCTGTTCGCCTGA
- the efeU gene encoding iron uptake transporter permease EfeU — MFGNYLIGLREGLEASLVVCILIAYLVKTGRREALRPVWTGITIAVVLSLAFGAALQFGSQTLTFKAQEALGGSLSIIAVCLVTWMVFWMRRTARHLKKELHGKLDAALQMGTMALVVTAFLSVGREGLETALFIWTAAQSAHDGVRPLVGALLGLLTAVALGWLFYRGAVRINLAKFFTWTGGMLVVVAAGVLAYGFHDLQEADILPGLTTQAFDISAQIPVDSWYGTLLKGIFNFQPDPTVLQVTVWALYLVPTLTLFFAPGRVAPNRATPAAAQSAPVAPKEPEPHDTQVAVPGARNTDVGSGGAGDIERLHDGARREGDAAGGVEG, encoded by the coding sequence GTGTTCGGCAACTACCTGATCGGTCTGCGCGAGGGCCTGGAAGCCAGCCTCGTCGTCTGCATTCTCATCGCCTATCTGGTCAAGACCGGGCGGCGGGAGGCGCTGCGCCCGGTCTGGACCGGTATCACGATCGCCGTGGTGCTGTCGCTCGCGTTCGGTGCGGCGCTTCAGTTCGGGTCGCAGACCCTGACGTTCAAGGCCCAGGAAGCGCTCGGCGGGTCACTGTCGATCATTGCGGTCTGCCTGGTGACGTGGATGGTCTTCTGGATGCGGCGTACCGCGCGGCATCTGAAGAAGGAGCTGCACGGCAAGCTGGACGCGGCGCTCCAGATGGGCACCATGGCGCTGGTGGTCACCGCGTTCCTGTCGGTGGGCCGCGAAGGCCTGGAGACCGCGCTGTTCATCTGGACCGCCGCGCAGTCCGCCCACGACGGTGTACGGCCGCTGGTCGGGGCGCTGCTGGGCCTGCTGACGGCCGTAGCGCTGGGCTGGCTGTTCTACCGCGGTGCGGTGCGGATCAACCTGGCGAAGTTCTTCACCTGGACCGGCGGCATGCTGGTCGTGGTCGCGGCGGGCGTGCTGGCGTACGGCTTCCACGATCTCCAGGAGGCGGACATCCTGCCGGGGCTGACCACGCAGGCGTTCGACATCAGCGCGCAGATCCCGGTCGACAGCTGGTACGGCACCCTGCTGAAGGGCATCTTCAACTTCCAGCCGGACCCGACCGTCCTTCAGGTCACGGTGTGGGCTCTGTATCTGGTCCCCACGCTCACGTTGTTCTTCGCCCCCGGTAGGGTTGCGCCGAATCGTGCCACCCCGGCGGCCGCCCAGTCCGCCCCGGTCGCCCCGAAGGAGCCCGAGCCCCATGACACGCAGGTCGCCGTTCCGGGTGCCCGCAACACTGACGTCGGCAGCGGCGGCGCTGGTGATATTGAGCGGCTGCATGACGGTGCACGGCGAGAGGGAGATGCTGCCGGCGGTGTCGAAGGCTGA
- a CDS encoding bifunctional DNA primase/polymerase: protein MERKSRFSQWLRRPKSGSDGGDTDTGSAAARSREDLLLAAVDAGFPVAPAAHPSGYGCSCERIGCPTPGRHPISFGWQTVATTDRDKVAAWVRTLPQANFITATGISHDVLDVPVEAGRSALGRLDAAGIEVGPITLSGSGFRDGRMLFFTATRGTPDDEDEWWPCELDCHPETMDEHPGLRWHCRGSYVLLPPSTLPGEQPAVTWLRGPELTPPDPLTLLESLTDACAEFNSREPYHHEATAWPIGR from the coding sequence ATGGAACGCAAGAGCAGGTTCTCCCAGTGGCTGCGCCGGCCGAAGAGCGGATCGGACGGCGGCGATACGGACACGGGATCAGCGGCTGCGCGCAGCCGCGAGGACCTGCTGCTGGCGGCGGTCGACGCCGGCTTCCCCGTGGCCCCGGCCGCGCACCCCTCCGGCTACGGCTGTTCCTGTGAACGCATCGGCTGTCCCACTCCCGGCCGGCACCCCATCTCCTTCGGCTGGCAGACCGTCGCCACCACCGACCGCGACAAGGTCGCCGCCTGGGTCCGCACCCTGCCGCAGGCCAACTTCATCACCGCCACCGGCATCAGCCACGACGTGCTGGACGTACCCGTCGAGGCGGGCCGCAGCGCCCTGGGGCGGCTGGACGCGGCGGGCATCGAGGTCGGGCCGATCACCCTCAGCGGCTCCGGTTTCCGCGACGGCCGGATGCTCTTCTTCACCGCCACCCGCGGCACCCCGGACGACGAGGACGAGTGGTGGCCCTGCGAGCTGGACTGCCACCCCGAGACCATGGACGAGCACCCGGGGCTGCGCTGGCACTGCCGCGGCAGCTATGTGCTGCTGCCGCCCTCGACGCTGCCCGGCGAGCAGCCTGCGGTGACCTGGCTGCGCGGCCCCGAGCTGACGCCGCCCGACCCGCTGACGCTGCTGGAGTCGCTCACCGACGCCTGCGCGGAGTTCAACAGCCGCGAGCCCTACCACCACGAAGCGACGGCCTGGCCGATCGGCCGCTGA